ACCAGCTATCGCTCTGTAACGTCTGTCTCATAGATGGACTAACTCTGCATGGGACACAAGCTTAGCTGACCACAGAGTACCAAGAAATATAGATTAACATAGACTGGACCAACCTATGTCCTACTCAGATGTATATTGACACTACTCGTTGTCCATATCACTCCTTAAGAGCACTAAATCTTGTTCCTAGTGTAGTCCCCACTTGCTTGGGGATACGTTGGTCAGAGAGCAAAACTGACACAATCCAAAACGACAGTTGTCAGCAGAACTGGAAGGTTGAACAACGGTTAATGTGGCTTCTTAGTTCTTTGAGCATACGCGTATGACTTGGATTGTGACCGTATGACCTatgtgacctgaccctgaagggttGGGTCACTGGCTTTGGCATCGAACTCAAGTTGGAGAAATCACTTAGAGCAGGTAATGATtgcttttttatatatgtataaaagcaGTTATTAGTGACGATTGTTGGATAGCAGTAGCCAGTTCGGCAGAGGAAGCCCATTAGTTATCCTAGCTAAGGTAGGCGACCAGTGTTATCAAGTAACAATGGTTTTAATAACCTGGTTACTTTGAAGATATCATCAATTATCGATAGACTTTTGGGGTATCTAAACATGATCATTGTGAATTTGTTGGTACTTGTTAAACCATACCACTTGATGCAGTAAATGTGGTATCTCTAGAACTCACGCAAACATCTGTGTATAGTGCATTCTGTTTCAGGAGCCATAACTGTTGATGGTGACAATATAGTCTAAGTGCAAGGTGGTTCACCCAGCAGGtatgcaggtgggtgtggtggtggtggtgacgatttTGGTGGGTTCCGCAGCAGCCtgcttcatcactaactgtccgCCAGGGGGTAAGAGGTCCGGCGCCACAGCACAGCTGGGTCGGTCCCGCACGGTGAGTAGGCTAGCCATCCGCCTTAAGCCTAGTGTTCCTCAACGTATACACGCGTAGCTTCCTGTTGTAAAATAACTCTGTGATTGCTATCGCATACCACATCCTTAACTTAGATTATCATACCTATTTCGTAACATTGTCATTATAGTCCAATATATAGCTTAGCATCATTTAAGTCATGTattgtcactatatatatatatatatattctttctttcttttctttcatactattcgccatttcccgcattagcgaggtagcgttaagaacagaggactgggccttttagggaatatcctcaccaggcccccttctctgttccttcttttggaaaataaaaaaagaaaaaaaaattgagaggggaggatttccagccccccgctcccttcccttttagtcgccttctacgacacgcagggaatacgtgggaagtattctttctcccctatccccagggatatatatatatatatatatatatatatatatatatatatatatatatatatatatatatatatatatgattatttggtCAATTAAGTTATATAGATGCACAGACCAAACAGGCCCACAGTCCAaaccaggtggtctggccttaacgctacttataagaaaaacaaaacaaaggctctctacccaccctccactccctccggcaacacgccggacggaaaacaggtggaaaaaaataccttgcaggattataTGCCTGAAGGATATTATAACAATAGAGTTCATTTGTTTTCCTTGTCCACTACTGATGTGAGCCATCGTAATAAAGAGGATagatgtagagatagagagagataagacATCCTTTTACCAGGAGTCCTGGTAAAAGGATTCAAGAAGAAACATCAAGACCCTTTCAAGCGAAAGAGGGTTCCAAGTGCAATTTATATTTACGATAATCGCACTTCAGTGGGAGTTCTAATAGTTAACCGAAACTTTGCAATACACTACATGCTTCACGGaagaaatccgcctcatcaggtgtaaacaattcaccaatTTTCAAAACCCAGTATAGACAAGACCTGTTGACCATCTCGCCTCCATAACCCAACTGGGTCTGCAGGTCTGTGTATTGGGTGTTGAACTTTGTGAATTGTATACACCCGATGAGGTGAATTTCTTCCGTAAAACCTTAAACGTCATGTACTGCGAAGATCCAATTAACCACTAGAACTCCTGAAGTGTGATTTCCCCTGAATGAAATCATCATGGACTGATGTGATCGTCACGTTATCAATATATAAGTTTGCGAGGACTGACGCGCCTCTTTAATTGCAACAGTGTGCGTCGTGCGGGCCAGACCTTCAGGGTCGCTGCATGGGTCCAGAGATCTGCTGTGGCCCAGCTATCGGCTGCTTCTTGGGTACACGAGAGGCCAGGCTGTGCCAAGCCGAGAACCTGGTGCCTCTTACCTGCACCAACTCCGACCTCAAGACCTGTGGCAGGATGCAGGAGGGCCGCTGTGCCGCCGCTGGGCTTTGCTGCACTGAAGGTATGAGCTAGGCTATCATCAGGTTTCGAAACTTCGTCATATCTTTAGTACCCATCccctggtaacactggtgcatctCTGTATTCTCTGTAGGCACTCATATTGTGGGGCTTACCAGCAACGTTGTTTATCCTTGTGatagaagactttttttttttcctctaacaaCAGCATGAATAAGTGCATATTTCTTCATCCAGTTGTGTAACTGGTGGTGTACACATCCTGATATGCCAATTGTTACTTCTCTTCAATCATCTCTTTCTGTTTTCTTCGGTGttgctattctttttttcctgctCTACAGACATTACTTTTGCCTCTATTATCATGAGCTGTCTTCGTGTGTCCCAGGTTCGTTAAGATCCGGACTCGTGGCATGAAACTGACTGATTCTTCCCATAGTTTTTATGTGGAGACCAACAACACGAGGATTTCTCGTTATGATGATTCCTTCTTTTCTTGCATTGTGAAGCTGTGGAAGTCTCTCGCCCCCTGACATCTTTGCCTCTTCACATGACCGACCCTTCCAGTTTCAGATCTACAAACCCTGCAGAACTCAGAGCGATCTTTCttgttttcatgatttttctcTGCATCCTCGTACttgcatttgcttttttttttttttttcatccgacGTGGCTTCGTCTGTGGCATGTTTTGTGTGACTGGGAGTGTATGTATGGTGTCATGCCAACATACATGAGACTGAATATATCCAGTTATACCAGTAAGATATACGACACTGTATACATCTTGGACCAGTTGTATGATGTGTCAATATCCATCTCATGCCATCATACTAAGAGTAATCGTGGTAGAATGTGTATCCTTCAGATTAATTATGCATGATGCTTATTTTCTCTTATGAGCTGTATGTATTTCATATACTAATATTATACCTGTTAGTGTATGTATTTTGTCATGGTGGGGATTCTGTCTTCTTTCCCTggtacacttgtgtgtgtatgttcatgttaTCGGTGACACCAGTTAAGTCAGGGTGAAAGCAGAACGCTTGCTTACCAAACCAGTGTGTGTTCTAATCTGGTAGTCTACTCGACAGATAAGTGTGTGTTCGACAGCGGCTGTATGATGGAGGAATCAAACACAGGTATACGGCGGGTGTACAGAGATCGACTGGCTCTCCTCCCCGCGCTCTCCGACGACCAGTGGAGTCTTTAAATATGGCTTCCGCTGTCCATGTTCCCTCGCACCGCCACGCCAACACCCTGACCATGTTACCGACACATTTCGCCCTGAGACGAGGCGTTGAATTCGTCGCGCTTTTTTTACTTCATGTAACCTAGATGATAAAGTGGCTACTGAAAGAGAATCTAAACAGAGGAGAAAAGTTACTGTCTTAACGTTTTGGTCAAGATACGTTTTTAACGACATCGCTCTTGGATGTGGCTAAATGCAACCGCTGGGTCTCTGTCTCTTGGAGGAAGGGAATTTTTCACCGGCCGTGAATGTTTTCCGATCATCGCACAGTTGAGAATACCATAATAAAGTGTACTGTGTTTATTTTCTCTGATtttcttgtccctccctcccctacgtATCTCATAATGTTAACAGGGGGAACATTATTGATAAAAAAGTTCATTTGAAAACGTGTCAGAAAACGGAAAGACAATAttgcatatattttctttatttgacAAAAATAATATGACATTTGTAGAGTTTACAAATGAAgatcatgaaaagaaaatagacaTCTCTATATAAGATCATGAAAATAGACATCTCTTATGTACAACACTCATGCCTCAGACACACAATATTTATCACACTCGCATCAGAATCCTGGCTTTCCGAGGAGCGATAGCCGGACTTGCCACCGACCAGGTCGTGGCCGGtctacaccaccacctgctgctgctgctgctgggggttcCCGAACAACACCATGATGGGGGCGCCGTGGGGGCCCTGTGGGACGACGGGGGAGCCCACCAGCACAGGTTTACCACCAGGGGCGCTGAACACCGGTTTCAGCCCAGCCTGTAGAAGATGGAAAGAGCGTAAGACAAATATTCAACGCAACTTTAAAGGAAAGCAATAAACTGGAGTAAGGTAGGCACGGCCCATGGCCAAGGCTGGATGCAGGAAGGGTTGGTAAGATGCGTGGTCAAGG
This is a stretch of genomic DNA from Panulirus ornatus isolate Po-2019 chromosome 41, ASM3632096v1, whole genome shotgun sequence. It encodes these proteins:
- the LOC139761699 gene encoding oxytocin-neurophysin 1-like isoform X1 → MSRTAALRAPQGRRNVSAGMQVGVVVVVTILVGSAAACFITNCPPGGKRSGATAQLGRSRTCASCGPDLQGRCMGPEICCGPAIGCFLGTREARLCQAENLVPLTCTNSDLKTCGRMQEGRCAAAGLCCTEDKCVFDSGCMMEESNTGIRRVYRDRLALLPALSDDQWSL
- the LOC139761699 gene encoding oxytocin-neurophysin 1-like isoform X2, yielding MSRTAALRAPQGRRNVSGMQVGVVVVVTILVGSAAACFITNCPPGGKRSGATAQLGRSRTCASCGPDLQGRCMGPEICCGPAIGCFLGTREARLCQAENLVPLTCTNSDLKTCGRMQEGRCAAAGLCCTEDKCVFDSGCMMEESNTGIRRVYRDRLALLPALSDDQWSL
- the LOC139761699 gene encoding oxytocin-neurophysin 1-like isoform X3, with the protein product MQVGVVVVVTILVGSAAACFITNCPPGGKRSGATAQLGRSRTCASCGPDLQGRCMGPEICCGPAIGCFLGTREARLCQAENLVPLTCTNSDLKTCGRMQEGRCAAAGLCCTEDKCVFDSGCMMEESNTGIRRVYRDRLALLPALSDDQWSL